From a single Brassica napus cultivar Da-Ae chromosome C9, Da-Ae, whole genome shotgun sequence genomic region:
- the LOC106440660 gene encoding probable mediator of RNA polymerase II transcription subunit 26b, translated as MKPSSASLDSWREYFRRGDSDIFGIIDHAIMVAAADCPNRFKSRRDKIAELLFSCRVNRCTGCDHLELSVPGGDGEEEANIDDAAVDGGEEAGGSKESKANSSRGDNGNHINQVVGNYSYDDEAEALSDAIEEFSMVSKEVCRIKEILLNKDHESHSVILESLRKLKLMSLNVDILKSTVIGKAVNGLRKHGSDKIRQLAKTLIAEWKEIVDQWVGTTKEIAGAEGTPESANPSVVDEEDEEEEEAFPSLPYDVDIFTPEANGFEMLNGDFFDSLDFDGNLCDSGDYNKSREQERRPQNVAKRRPEGTQQTRIQDAPFRSIKPSSHADGTRRPLKQNTEQRMKNEMVSGHKSEKPMIPRRKPLARPPQEKLKGLDADAKFEFAKRKLQESYQHHENAKKQRTIQVLETIPKQGNAQKPQLKRPGMNNRNWANGRK; from the exons ATGAAGCCATCATCAGCTTCGTTAGACAGCTGGAGGGAGTACTTCCGGCGAGGAGACTCCGACATCTTCGGGATCATCGATCACGCCATCATGGTGGCCGCCGCCGATTGCCCCAACAGATTCAAATCGAGGAGAGACAAAATCGCCGAGCTTCTCTTCTCCTGCAGAGTCAATCGCTGCACCGGTTGCGACCACCTCGAGCTATCTGTCCCCGGAGGAGACGGCGAGGAGGAGGCTAATATTGATGATGCGGCGGTTGATGGTGGCGAAGAGGCTGGTGGGAGTAAAGAGAGCAAAGCTAATAGTAGCAGAGGAGACAACGGCAATCACATCAATCAGGTTGTTGGTAATTATAGTTACGATGATGAAGCTGAGGCCTTGAGCGATGCGATTGAGGAGTTTTCTATGGTGTCTAAGGAAGTTTGTCGGATTAAAGAGATCTTGCTCAACAAAGACCACgag TCACACTCGGTGATACTTGAATCTTTGAGGAAGCTGAAGCTGATGTCTTTGAATGTGGATATCCTCAAG AGTACTGTGATCGGGAAGGCTGTTAATGGGCTGAGGAAACATGGTTCTGATAAGATTCGCCAGCTTGCAAAGACTCTCATCGC AGAGTGGAAGGAGATTGTTGATCAATGGGTGGGCACTACAAAAGAAATTGCTG gtgcTGAAGGTACACCAGAGTCTGCAAATCCATCTGTagttgatgaagaagatgaagaagaagaagaagcgttTCCATCTCTTCCTTATGATGTTGATATCTTTACACCCGAAGCTAACGGATTCGAAATGCTAAATGGAGACTTCTTTGATTCCTTGGACTTTGATGGAA ATCTTTGTGACTCTGGGGACTACAACAAGAGCCGAGAACAAGAAAGAAGGCCACAGAATGTCGCCAAGAGAAGACCTGAGGGAACACAACAAACGAGGATACAAGACGCTCCTTTTAGATCTATCAAGCCATCATCACATGCTGATGGGACTAGGAGACCTCTTAAGCAAAATACAGAACAAAGGATGAAGAACGAAATGGTATCTGGTCACAAGTCCGAGAAGCCTATGATCCCAAGGAGGAAACCACTTGCAAGACCTCCACAAGAA AAACTTAAAGGTCTGGATGCAGACGCAAAGTTTGAGTTTGCAAAGAGGAAACTTCAAGAGAGCTACCAACATCATGAGAACG CCAAGAAGCAGAGAACAATACAAGTACTTGAGACGATCCCAAAGCAAGGTAACGCTCAGAAACCGCAACTCAAGAGACCTGGAATGAACAACAGGAACTGGGCAAACGGTCGTAAATAG
- the LOC106440659 gene encoding putative SWI/SNF-related matrix-associated actin-dependent regulator of chromatin subfamily A member 3-like 1: MSRLLLHFSSSPMANEDDSPSSAQQSQDEISERYMVGFIIANIVGLKYYSGRINGRELVGLVREPSNLYDENAIRVLNTRSLQVGHIERAVAAVLSPLIDSGKILVEGIVPNTRSTANRFKIPCQVHVFAKLEETADVKSAISRAGLVLISDSDTSFGLSEAVVVKERMGGGGEKKSVDKIFKLVDENVKQKEKMVEVEAPREVIKSDLFAHQKEGLGWLLHREKDGELPPFWEEKDGDFVNVLTNYRTDKRPEALRGGVFADDMGLGKTLTLLSLIAFDRYGDASTSTEETFDVGEKKGRKRGRGKSSESVAARKKVVSQKTTLIVCPPSVFSAWVTQLEEHTVPGSLKVYMYHGGERTDDVNELMKYDIVLTTYSTLAVEEAWEDSPVKKMEWLRIVLDEAHTIKNANAQQSKAVCNLKASRRWAVTGTPIQNGSFDLYSLMAFLRFEPFSIKSYWQSLIQRPLGQGNKNGLSRLQVLMATISLRRTKEKSSIGLPPKTVGTCYVDLSPEERQLYDHMEGEAKGVVQNLINSGSLMRNYSTVLSIILRLRQLCDDISLCPPELRSLTALTSIEDVTDRPELLQKLVAILQDGEDFDCPICISPPRDIIITRCAHIFCRSCILQTLQRTKPSCPLCRGSLTQSDLFNAPPPPEAPDNDGGETKPSTKSSKVTALLSLLMASRQENPNTKSVVFSQFRKMLLLLETPLKAAGFTVLRLDGTMTVKKRTQVISDFGKPELTGPVVLLASLKASGAGINLTAASRVYLFEPWWNPAVEEQAMDRIHRIGQKQEVKMIRMIARNSIEERVLELQQKKKNLANEAFKRRRRKEQREVNVEDVIALVSL, from the exons ATGTCTAGGTTACTTCTACACTTCTCTTCCTCTCCCATGGCGAACGAAGACGACTCCCCCTCCTCCGCGCAGCAATCTCAGGACGAAATCTCAGAGCGATACATGGTGGGATTCATCATCGCGAACATCGTAGGCCTAAAGTACTACTCGGGGCGAATCAACGGCCGAGAGTTAGTCGGCCTCGTCCGAGAGCCTTCGAACCTCTACGACGAGAACGCAATCAGGGTCCTCAACACGCGATCCCTCCAAGTGGGCCACATCGAGCGCGCCGTCGCCGCCGTCCTCTCGCCTCTGATCGACTCCGGGAAGATCCTCGTCGAAGGCATCGTGCCCAACACTCGCTCCACAGCCAATAGGTTCAAGATCCCCTGCCAAGTTCACGTCTTTGCGAAGCTGGAGGAGACGGCGGATGTTAAATCGGCGATTTCGCGAGCTGGGTTGGTGTTGATTTCGGATTCGGACACTTCCTTTGGGTTGTCTGAGGCTGTGGTGGTTAAGGAGCGGATGGGTGGTGGTGGGGAGAAGAAGAGTGTGGATAAGATTTTTAAGCTTGTTGATGAGAATGTGAAGCAAAAGGAGAAGATGGTTGAGGTTGAGGCGCCTAGGGAGGTGATAAAGTCTGATCTTTTCGCTCATCAGAAGGAAGGTTTGGGTTGGTTGTTGCACAGGGAGAAGGATGGTGAGCTGCCTCCGTTTTGGGAAGAGAAAGATGGAGACTTTGTTAACGTTTTGACGAATTACCGTACTGATAAAAGGCCTGAGGCTTTGCGTGGAGGTGTGTTTGCTGATGATATGGGGTTGGGGAAGACTCTTACTTTACTTTCGTTGATAGCTTTCGATAGATACGGTGATGCATCCACCAGTACAGAGGAGACTTTTGATGTTGGAGAAAAGAAGGGTAgaaagagagggagagggaAGAGCAGTGAGAGTGTAGCAGCTCGGAAGAAGGTTGTGTCTCAGAAGACGACGTTGATTGTTTGTCCGCCTTCTGTGTTCTCAGCGTGGGTTACTCAGCTGGAAGAGCACACTGTACCGGGGAGCTTGAAGGTGTATATGTACCATGGCGGCGAGAGGACAGACGATGTTAATGAGCTTATGAAGTATGATATAGTGCTGACTACTTACAGCACTTTGGCGGTTGAGGAAGCCTGGGAAGATTCTCCTGTCAAGAAGATGGAATGGCTGAGAATAGTTTTGGATGAGGCGCACACCATTAAGAACGCAAATGCTCAGCAGAGCAAGGCAGTTTGTAATCTGAAGGCTTCTAGGAGATGGGCTGTCACAGGAACTCCTATTCAGAATGGCTCGTTTGATTTGTACTCTCTGATGGCGTTTCTCAGGTTTGAGCCGTTTTCGATaaagagttattggcagagctTGATTCAACGCCCGCTTGGTCAAGGGAATAAGAATGGGCTCTCACGTTTACAG GTCTTGATGGCGACAATCTCGTTGAGGAGAACAAAGGAAAAGAGTTCGATTGGTTTGCCACCTAAGACTGTTGGGACTTGTTATGTTGACCTTTCTCCGGAAGAACGTCAGTTATATGATCACATGGAAGGAGAAGCCAAAGGTGTTGTGCAGAATCTCATAAACAGTGGAAGCTTGATGAGAAACTACTCAACGGTTTTGAGTATAATCTTACGGCTTAGACAGCTTTGTGACGATATTTCTCTTTGCCCTCCGGAGTTAAGATCTTTGACCGCTTTAACATCTAtagaag ATGTGACTGATAGGCCAGAGCTGCTGCAAAAGCTGGTTGCTATATTGCAAGACGGCGAAGATTTTGACTGTCCCATTTGCATTTCTCCACCGAGAGACATCATCATCACTCGATGTGCTCATATCTTTTGCAGGTCCTGCATTCTCCAAACCCTTCAAAGAACTAAACCTTCTTGCCCTCTTTGCCGTGGCTCTCTAACCCAATCAGATCTCTTcaatgctcctcctcctcctgaagCTCCAGATAACGACGGAGGAGAGACCAAACCTTCAACCAAATCCTCAAAGGTCACGGCTCTACTATCACTTCTCATGGCGTCAAGACAAGAGAACCCCAACACGAAGTCTGTTGTGTTCTCTCAGTTCAGGAAGATGCTGCTTCTACTAGAAACCCCGCTGAAAGCCGCGGGTTTCACCGTCTTACGCTTGGATGGGACGATGACTGTGAAGAAACGGACTCAAGTCATTTCAGACTTTGGTAAACCGGAGTTAACCGGACCTGTGGTGTTGCTTGCGAGCCTCAAGGCCTCTGGTGCTGGGATAAACCTAACTGCAGCTTCGAGAGTTTACCTGTTCGAGCCGTGGTGGAACCCGGCAGTTGAAGAACAGGCCATGGACAGGATTCATAGGATTGGGCAGAAACAGGAGGTTAAAATGATTAGGATGATTGCGAGGAACAGTATCGAAGAGAGGGTCCTTGAGCttcagcagaagaagaagaatcttgCTAATGAAGCTTTTAAAAGAAGGCGTCGGAAGGAACAAAGAGAGGTTAACGTTGAAGACGTGATCGCTCTCGTGTCACTCTGA